In the Hordeum vulgare subsp. vulgare chromosome 7H, MorexV3_pseudomolecules_assembly, whole genome shotgun sequence genome, one interval contains:
- the LOC123407658 gene encoding 60S ribosomal protein L17-2 has protein sequence MVKYSRDPSNPTKSAKACGKDLRVHFKNTRETAFALRRMPLGKAKRYLEDVLAHKQAIPFRRYCRGVGRTAQVKNRQPNGQGRWPAKSAQFVLDLLKNAESNAEVKGLDVDNLYISHIQVNQAQKQRRRTYRAHGRINPYMSNPCHIELILSEKEEPVKKEADNVVAPRKAI, from the exons atg GTGAAGTACTCGAGGGATCCGTCCAACCCGACCAAGT CGGCCAAGGCATGTGGCAAGGATCTCAGGGTCCACTTCAAG AACACACGCGAGACAGCTTTCGCTCTTCGCAGGATGCCTTTGGGCAAGGCTAAGAGGTACCTTGAGGATGTTCTCGCTCACAAGCAAGCAATTCCCTTCCGTAGATACTGCAGAGGTGTGGGCCGTACTGCACAAGTAAAGAACCGCCAGCCAAATGGGCAGGGTCGCTGGCCTGCAAAGTCGGCCCAGTTCGTGCTGGATTTGCTGAAGAATGCTGAGAGTAACGCTGAA GTTAAAGGCTTGGATGTCGACAACCTCTACATTTCACACATCCAGGTGAACCAAGCCCAAAAGCAGAGGCGCCGGACGTACCGTGCTCATGGACGCATCAACC CTTACATGTCCAACCCCTGCCACATTGAGCTGATCTTGTCAGAGAAGGAAGAGCCTGTGAAGAAGGAG GCTGACAACGTCGTTGCACCAAGGAAAGCTATCTAA